The genomic interval tgaaaatttcgatcattACCTCCGGAAATAAGtataagaaacgaaagaatataataaaatcaaaatggaGCACAGAAAAATTCGACATTCCGATTCAACGGTGGTGAGTAATGCTGATTATTCATTAACTGAATACATAAATGTACACGCTATATATGACAAACGAAACTTTCCACacgaggggaagaaaaaattagtgaAGATTGAAAAGGAGCATAACCGTACTCGTTCTCTTCCATTTTCGataataatgtaaaaaaaaaatattcaataaacGCGTGATGAGAAATCGAACAGCCACTGTAAAGTGATCTTATTGTATTGTACGCATTATCGTCGGGGTCAGTCGTGGGTCAAACACGTGAGCATGTGCGTGACTTTTCAAATCTGTTCTGGAATACACGATGGGAATATTTGAATACAACTATTGCGAAATGGTTGTTTGATAAGTTGAGGAGATCAATATTACACGGGAACGTCTTCGTGTTAATAACGGCGACTGCAGCTGTGTGGCGTGAATGTGTTATGCTCGAATGTTGGAAAAGTTCTGCCGAATGATAATGAAGAATGAGTTGTACGGCTCAGAGATGtgtgtaataatttatcacgtgACGGAAAGCACGTGTAAGTATTAGAGGAGAGGATATAACGCTCGTCTATCTTCCAGTGCAGCGAACAACTTTCTTGAGAAAAGAGTCGTACAAGGTGATAAAGCCAGGGTTAATATTATTACGGTTATATGGATTCATGGATATGTGTGCATTGTAATACTATCGCGTGTATATCCTAGAACCGGCAATTTTCAAGAAAACACTTCAGTATCTCCAGTGAAGTTCAGATTATTAGTTGTTCAATAACGTAATTAAAGTTCACTTCGCGCGAGATTGAAAACAAGGTGAGAGATGAGGGATTTAAATAAGCTACCGAGCCAGTCTCCTCCTTCTCATCACTTGTTTGCTCCAAATGGAGTTAATAAGAGTTACAGCGACGCTGGAAGCGTTTCCGACTCGTCAACTACGACAGTGAGTTTTATAATCCTTCTCTAAACTTTTTTCTAATCCGTTTGCgcggaataaaataacaacggGAAATCAACGTTGTTCGTAAATGTTCGTGAAAACTTCGCGGCGGATTAAAAAATCTACAATACGGCTGAAAATCCgttgaattttccaaattatttCAACACTCCTCcggtcaaattttcatttcatcgcaTCTCACCTGTCGTGCGTCTTGAGTTCGGCAAATTgaatctctctctttcatttttttttagtcgacTTCGTACTCAAGCTATAAAGACGGAGGTCCATTATATCGAAGGCGAGAGAATTTACCTCGTTATCTTCGACGGTAATTATTATGACTtcagaacgaaaagaaaagaaaaaatatgcagCGGCTCTTTTCCCTctcatctaattttttcaatttttctttcaacgcgACATCCCGATAGAAGCGTCGCAATCCCTATTTGGTTTAGAATACCGcagatatgaaaattttccaccctcATTTCTGGGTTTTGGTCACATAATATCGATCGAataatcattcattttttctctttcgaacaGACAGATGATTCTGTATTCGATCCTTACTGCGTCGAGGGTAATCCTCAAAAAATTACCTTCGAAGACGTCACTTCGGCGGCCTTCAAAATAAAATCtggaataataaatacatcaTGCGCCGTACGTATATGgagtaagaataaaaatgaaaaaaaaattttttttcaaataaatgaacaatcAGCTCAAAGATGAGGTATAGAATACGCCAAATTGCTATTCGTACGCAGAAGACGTGATATTCGTTTCTGTAATTCAGAGATCGCGTTTGTCGGACGCATTGGGTATGGaaatatacttgaaaaaaGACTTTCTCCAATCAACCGGAAGCTTCAAAGAACGTGGTGCGAGGTACGCGTTAGTGATGCTCTCAGAGGAGCAGAAACGTGCCGGAGTCATCTCAGCGTCCTTGGGCAATCATGCTTTGGCATTGTGTTACCATGGAGCCAAACTTGGAATACCTGTAACCGTTGTGATGCCCGCCGTAGCAccgataatgaaaattgctGCCTGCAAACAGCACGGTGCAACAGTGGTCGTACAGGGATCGGACATGGGGGAGGCGAAAAGAATCGCGATGACGCTAGCGAAGGAAAAAGTATTAACCTACATAAACGGGTGagtaattttctctctcgctgtTCGATTACCCTTTAATTTCGGAAAAACATCGCTTCTTCTGTTTGCtcgttttattatcatattgaGAAATTCCACTACGTTGTATGTTGACCCCGATGACGCACTGCGATAGATAACATTCACGCGTCCCGGTTAGGACATTTTCCATAGTTTGAATAATGTTCGATTCTTCCGAAAGAATATCtgtcgaattattttctacgtTGTTTTCAGCTACGATCACCCGCACATAATGGCTGGACAAGGTACATTGGGTTTGGAAGTAGTCGAGCAGGTTCCCGACATTGACGCAATCGTCGTACCCGTAGGAGGCGGTGGTCTAATAGCAGGGGTTGCACTGGCGATCAAAACTCTTCACCCCCACGTGACCGTGATCGTGAGTAACGAAGTGCTAGTTCACCCTCAAAGTTGACGAGGTAACggtatttttctcctccgagACGATCGGACCGCGAATCGGTTCTTCAAGAGGATGAAAAGTACCGCGGAGAATACGCGGGGTTTTCACGCGGTCTCCATTTTTTCTGTAACACAGGGTGTGGAATCGGAAAGATGCGCAAGTTTCACGGCAGCGAGGGCGGCAGGATTTCCGACCTACACACCCATAGAATCAACTCTGGCAGACGGACTCGCTGTTCCTATGGTCGGCTACAACGCTTTCGTAACGGCGAATCCTTTGATCGACAAGCTGGTAGTAGTTAAAGAAGAGTGGATCGCGATAGCGATCTTAAAGCTCGTCGAAGTCGAGAAATGTATCGTCGAGGGTGCGGGGGCTACCGGATTGGCGGCTATACTGGCCGGACACCTCGACGAACTCAAAGGAAAACGGTGAGTGGAGAAAATCAGCGAAAGAGGATTGTCGGCTGTGATCGCAAGAAATCGCTACGGGATAACATTGCCTCGAGCCAGCTAgaggagagacgaaaaaacattttcctgCACCGTTCGGCTCGTCGTCGGTTGTTCTACGCTCGGAAATATCGTGTCcggaatttttatatttttaacgcAAAGGATTCGGCGAGTCTAGTTGGCTTCGGGGAGTGAAGAGGTCTTTGAGCTTGAGAATATCGTTTCGAGCAGAGTTCGCGCGTCATTCCCGCGTCGTTTCCGCGGCACGTTAGGTAACGACCCGAAACGAAGTATGGTCGTTAAAGTTAATTAGCCGTTAAACGGGCCATCCCTTTTCCCGGTATAACCTGCACCACCGTCCCCTCTACCCGCACAATTTTGCAGCAATGCCAATTCCAAAGGCGGATAATCGCGCGGGCctaaatttagaaaatctgTTTTAGAGTGGTTCTACCGTTGTGCGGTGGCAACATAGACACAACGATATTGGGCAGGTGTTTGGAACGGGGATTGGCCGCTGAGGGACGTCTTCTGAAATTTACCGTCACCGTTTCCGACCGTCCCGGAGGAATCGCGGAGCTGTGCAGGATGCTGGCGGATATTGGAGTATCGATTAAGGACATAATGCACGAAAGGGCTTGGATCATGTCAGACATATTCAGCGTCGAGGTCAAGGTCGTATGTGAAACAAGGGACATTATTCACGCCCAACAACTACAGGATATGCTttacaaaaattacaagagAGTCATTTTCGGAAGCGCTACCGATCTCTCGACCATGGTGGATTCGTTCGCCGAGAATGGACAttgatcttcaatttttccttccttaCTATTTACCGTCAGCACCGTACCGGTAGCTGTAattttatgtattatacaacGGGTGTGTATAAATGTTATTAGGATATGATACATTGATTTTTGGAAGATAAACGATATCGTTCGTATCGTTTTGTCATTTGAAGCTCCAGTAGGGTGGGAAGAGTATTTTTTCGGGGTAGAGAGAAAATGGTCGCCAACCGCGTAAAGTGTGAGCATGGGAAAGGTGTAGCGTCGGTTTAATAAGTCGAAGGCGATCATGATCGGTGAAGTTGGACAGAACCGGAGGATTGGATAAGTCGTAATAAATGTCAGGCTGACTCCTGGTCGGGACATTGAATTAAACGAGGTGCCTACCAGCTACATTTCCTGTGAGCGTTGCACGAGAAGATATGTATgcgacacacacacacacatatacatatataatacatatatataggtataggaggAGAGAGATCTGGTACCTTGGAGATTTTGGTCACGTCTAGCGGCCCTCCGTTCCCTGCCGACTCTGCGAATTCCCTTTACTCTCTTGCTCTCTCTTCGTTCGGCAACAGCAGGGGCCCGTACCACCTCTCACCATCAGCATCACGTTTAGCTCTAGACTCGGAATATAACCGGCACATCCGCGCACGCCCATCCTCTGACACGCTACATTTAACGTCGAGCGAAGTTGGTATCATAATTGGATGTATTAAATCCTGATGCCCGTGACAAGCTGGGATTAGCTTGCTCGATTgtgcaccaccaccatcactgCCACCGACGTGAAACGCCGACGCGCTATCATCTCTTgtctcctcttccttttcctcttcctcttcctcttccacttccacttcctTCGTTTCTCAGTTGCCGAAGTCTACGGCTTTGAGGTTCCAGGTTTTGAGGAGCGTCGTGTAGGTGTCGGTATAACATGAGATTACCAGAACCTCTGTCGACATTACTTACTCCACACCCGggttacatatttatgtacgccCCCGTTTTTTTCAGGTATTACGGCCGACCGCGCGACACGGATCTGCCCGAGGGGCTTAAGCTCAGATACGTGTCCGAATTTTCATCTCACCCTCAGACTTCCGGAGCACGCTGGTCATTTGGTGCGCATACGGAGACATCGGCAGGTCGTAATATTTTGCGTCctattatttcatatcgagTATCAAAATCAACCTGAGAACCAgggaaatttcgaatcgaagaTTCGATGGtccagaattttttcacgttcaccATCGACGGTGAGGAGGATAGTTGTCCACGGAAGAGAATCCTTGTTAAATATTCACCCGTTTTAGTTACAGCTTAGTAGGGCCTCCTGAGGTAGGGGATGAGAATTATTCATAGAAGTAATCGATCCGTATAAGAattggtaataaaaaattccttGATAAAACAATGTCCGTGTAGAGAGGATTGATATACTGGGTATTATACGGTTAAAATTGAACCTCCCGTAGAACCGGGCAGATCAGTTATCGAGTTCAaattacttttgaaaaatgtgaaaaatatcatccacCGGTGAAAATTGGAGTCGATGTCATGTCGGGTACAATACGTCTGATAAATGGGGAATCATAAAATACTATTGTcattccggtttttttttttttttttttttttttttttttttttttattcgtaattcTTGGTGAATTCTCTTCAACACGTATGTTAGCCGGAGTTCACATGTtctaaaaatctgaaatacgtacgaagtagaaaaaaagtacattCAGGGTAGGTAAATGCAAATATATAAGCGGCGTAAAACGTCGTCGCGGGGATTAATAAATCCGCAATGCGCCACTAATTCTTCGACTGTTTTCAATTCCACTTTTAACTTATGTACAGTAAAAGATGTAAATCACTCAAGGCAGTATAACGCCTGGCGCACGGGGATAATAAACCTCGGGTTATACGATCCGATCGGCGTTGTCGCCTCTCGGTAATTAGGGTAATAATAAAACCGTTACAGAGCTCGACAGAAAAAGCGAGCTTTACGATTGAATTTTATGCAACGGTCAAATCATATCGGTGTAAATTGCAACTCTGGTGCAACACACCACTTTGACGTCAGCCGCGGTGATAAATATTTCTACTGCACAACCACGTGGCATACTGGTGCAAAATTTTATACCGTCACTGCATGTGTAGTTCGCGTACAACGTTGCGtagttataaataatacaatgGATCCGCAAAATCTATATCATCTGTCACCTGTTACCTGACACATTTTACAAACATTCGCAAGAGTGCAGCGTACAGGGCAGAGCACTTGcgaacgttcgttcgtcgCGTATTCCTCTAATAGAACAGAATTTGCGATATTTGCATCCACTCGACCCCCACCTGCCGCTCCTCCTTCCGCTCCATCGCGCCACTCGACCACTTTTGCAACGTGGACGGTGCCTATGCCACATTTCGAGCAGATAGCGAAACACCACCACCGGCAATAGCGGCGGTTCGAAAATGGAATGGCAGGTGATTTTGTGACCTGGTGCAATAGCGGAATAGGGGTGTGATGATCCTGACAAACGCATTTGCCATTGCGGGTGGAATACATGAATTCATGTGCACGGTAGGCGCTACATGTATTTCGGATACCATTTGTGCGGCATAACGGCAAAGCGCTGGATTTCGCAACGACGTATCTAGATCGGATAAATCTGCGTAACCGCACCATCGTCGGCTggacactttttttctcccttactttcactcaatttttttccaaacgagCATTCGAATATCTCACGTGCGGTCATCAGAAGTCAACGTTCACGATCTACTTTCAGATAGACCTCATTCGCCTCATTGTGGCGTTACTTTGGATTCGGTCGCTCTCGGTTATCTGCAGATTTTgcaatggaattttttttgttgcataAAGTGATAAGGAGTTTGCATCCCGACGAGCAACGAACTATGAGATCCGAGCACTATTTCGAACCAGTCTAACGCAATTgagcgtttttcgattttttaccgTGGCGATAATTCTTCAGGGACGAATATTTCAGCGATCCGTGTCCTTTTGTCGGTGGTTAGAGCCTCGCCCCGCCTAGACAGGCTACGAGGATATAGACACATTAATAAAGGCCTGTACCGAGGTTGGTAGGAGTTTTCTTAGGCATTTTATTTTGGCCAGTAGTGGTACGCCCTGAATTTACAGCATTTAATATCAGCAAAATGAAGCACGACCTGAAGGGGTTTGGGGTAGGAGCAAGGAGTCGCCGTTTTGTGGCATCGATAAATCGTTTTTATTGCCTTCGAGTATAGGCTACGTCAGGTTTGGCTGGGTCGTCTGACTCCCCGGTGACTTTACCGAAGGTTCGTTCTGCACCTACCAGCTAcctcgaataaaaatcgaccCCACATAACAATAGCGGAAGGAGTACGCgagaatttcagaaaatatcGAAAGCTATTGTTTcgccgaaataaaaaaacacccCCCGTGCatttaaaaataatggaattcCCCCGTGAAGCTTCCGAGCAActtaaaaataaacatttttattttatctcacatttttacttttattactctatcttttttattaccaTCAACCTAGATAGCCTGATCAAAGATTATACACCGATCTAGATACGAGCGTGCAACAAGTATGCTTCATTCCAAGCACGCACGAACGTCAAAGAGCGTTTCAGATATCAACCGCAGGTAACCCATGTttccatacgtacgtacgtacatggagAAAGGAAAACTCCCCTTGGATTCCAACGCCGTTAGATATCTCCAAATTCTCcctttatttgtttatttaatttttttttcattctcacgcTCGACTGACGCCGCGCCCCTGGAGACaaacgatttatttattctatttctctttttcttttttcgtcaaattgctggggaaaaattataatgccgTTCAGCGGATGCGGGAAAAGCATTCGTCTTCATTGTCGCTTCGTGTAAAACTAAGGTGAAAATCAAGTGCAACTTTATGGGTCGCGTTGCAGTTAAGATGAACTCGACAGCGTGACAGATCACTTACTAAGATAGATCTGGTGCAGTTCCTTGATAAATTGTACTTAAGCGGTTATTTTCGTGTCAAGATGTATTAGGGATAGTCGTTTTAACGCTTCCTCTGCATCCTATGGTTGTGCAGCAGCGAGGTCTTCGTGATAGAACTTTATAAATTTCGAGCTCCTCGGTGTTCGTTCGACGTTGAattaacaaaagaaaaaataaaatagcggCAAGCCGAAGCTCCGAAGTATTCCGCACGCGGACGTGTTTCACCGTGGAAGAAGCTGGATGGcgaaaataaagaggaaaagTGGGGGAAAATTTCGGATTGTCCGGATGTCGGCGGTTCGTTAAGCGTCACCGTTTTGCAGAGAAAAATacggaaagaaaagggaaagtaGGAGGTGAAGGGGACGGCGGAAGTCACGAAAGAAGCGGATAAATCCGCGAGACGTTTTATGAAGACAATAAAATACGGGGCAGCAGCTAGGGGTCGATTTTAAGCTACTGTAAATTGTTTTAGGAGGTTCAGAAGAGTTAGTATTATGTGTAGAGCGAGAGGCGAAGGAATTAGTGATCGAAGTAAAAAAGACAGAGAcacaggagagaaaaagagcaacgagaagaataagagtaaaaaaagagtACCGCAGTAGCGGTAATTTTACGCCAACTTTTATTTCCACCTTACTTCCGCAGTTTGAACGTCACCGCGGCCACCGAAGAGATGTGACGAGAGTCAATCTGTGCGTTCATCCGAAAACTGCGCCTGTATCGCcggattatttcttttctctgtgAATAACATAAAGTCATAAACTCGCACGGTTGACCGTGTAGTAGTTATTCGGGTATGAAGTGTAATCAAgtattacatattatatatatattatatatatttatttgatctCCGTATTTTCCAAATCATCTTCaataatcgttgaatttttattacacgaaGCTCAGAGATTCTGTTTTCTCTGTGAGccaaattttgtttctttcattttcttcaccttCACCATCATCGCTGACTTACCTCGGTTTGAAAAGCTCAGCTCTGGTCGAATTTTCAGCATGGTTCTCCGTCGcagttttctcattctcttccGCTGCTCTCTCTCTAGCATTTTCAAGATTCTTGAGCTCTACAGCTTCCTCGAGCATGCCTATAGAAGCGGTCAACtgttcttcggttttttttaattcctccGCCTCTTTTTGTACCTCTCTAAGCTCAGCCAGAGGCACACTGCGGGGCCATTTGGTGTCGCTATCTTCATACTCTACCACTTCACCTTCTAGATCCCCGTAAATATTGGGTGTATCCCCACGTCCAGGTTCTGTCGAGTATTCCAGGTCATTATAATCGGTATCCTCGTCTGAATCAATCATCATGCCGTACGGCTTACACATTAAAGAGGTCGATGCAAGtcaaattaatcgaaaaatgcttttttttttgcaattatcCAAATCGCGTAATTAGCACGGGGAGATACGGGAGGGGAACCTACTGCTGACGTGCTGCGATTTAAAGAATATGTTCTTCAACACTCACCTGTAGTtgtttttttgactttttcacAATCCAAGGTCGTTTCGTCACATTCCTCATCGGTGACCACCTCATCCTGGCAATCGTCACAGTCGTCAATCACTTTATCATTTATGGGGTAGTACGGGTAAATCGGGGGTTGTGCATAATATGGAATCGGAGGAGGTGGATTCTGATAACCTTGTACAGGCGGCGGTGCGAATGCTGGATAATAAGGATATCCAGCCTGTGGATAGTACATCATTTGGGGTGGTGGATAATAAACGGGAGCCGGGTACCTCGGGTACGGTGAACTGTAGGGTGGCGGGTGGTAGCTAACGCAGCTCTCtacagcagaaaaaaaaaatggacaatta from Athalia rosae chromosome 1, iyAthRosa1.1, whole genome shotgun sequence carries:
- the LOC105683614 gene encoding L-threonine ammonia-lyase isoform X5 — protein: MEHRKIRHSDSTVTDDSVFDPYCVEGNPQKITFEDVTSAAFKIKSGIINTSCARSRLSDALGMEIYLKKDFLQSTGSFKERGARYALVMLSEEQKRAGVISASLGNHALALCYHGAKLGIPVTVVMPAVAPIMKIAACKQHGATVVVQGSDMGEAKRIAMTLAKEKVLTYINGYDHPHIMAGQGTLGLEVVEQVPDIDAIVVPVGGGGLIAGVALAIKTLHPHVTVIGVESERCASFTAARAAGFPTYTPIESTLADGLAVPMVGYNAFVTANPLIDKLVVVKEEWIAIAILKLVEVEKCIVEGAGATGLAAILAGHLDELKGKRVVLPLCGGNIDTTILGRCLERGLAAEGRLLKFTVTVSDRPGGIAELCRMLADIGVSIKDIMHERAWIMSDIFSVEVKVVCETRDIIHAQQLQDMLYKNYKRVIFGSATDLSTMVDSFAENGH
- the LOC105683614 gene encoding L-threonine ammonia-lyase isoform X4 translates to MRDLNKLPSQSPPSHHLFAPNGVNKSYSDAGSVSDSSTTTTDDSVFDPYCVEGNPQKITFEDVTSAAFKIKSGIINTSCARSRLSDALGMEIYLKKDFLQSTGSFKERGARYALVMLSEEQKRAGVISASLGNHALALCYHGAKLGIPVTVVMPAVAPIMKIAACKQHGATVVVQGSDMGEAKRIAMTLAKEKVLTYINGYDHPHIMAGQGTLGLEVVEQVPDIDAIVVPVGGGGLIAGVALAIKTLHPHVTVIGVESERCASFTAARAAGFPTYTPIESTLADGLAVPMVGYNAFVTANPLIDKLVVVKEEWIAIAILKLVEVEKCIVEGAGATGLAAILAGHLDELKGKRVVLPLCGGNIDTTILGRCLERGLAAEGRLLKFTVTVSDRPGGIAELCRMLADIGVSIKDIMHERAWIMSDIFSVEVKVVCETRDIIHAQQLQDMLYKNYKRVIFGSATDLSTMVDSFAENGH
- the LOC105683614 gene encoding L-threonine ammonia-lyase isoform X6, which produces MHWEEMLRQLCSQTDDSVFDPYCVEGNPQKITFEDVTSAAFKIKSGIINTSCARSRLSDALGMEIYLKKDFLQSTGSFKERGARYALVMLSEEQKRAGVISASLGNHALALCYHGAKLGIPVTVVMPAVAPIMKIAACKQHGATVVVQGSDMGEAKRIAMTLAKEKVLTYINGYDHPHIMAGQGTLGLEVVEQVPDIDAIVVPVGGGGLIAGVALAIKTLHPHVTVIGVESERCASFTAARAAGFPTYTPIESTLADGLAVPMVGYNAFVTANPLIDKLVVVKEEWIAIAILKLVEVEKCIVEGAGATGLAAILAGHLDELKGKRVVLPLCGGNIDTTILGRCLERGLAAEGRLLKFTVTVSDRPGGIAELCRMLADIGVSIKDIMHERAWIMSDIFSVEVKVVCETRDIIHAQQLQDMLYKNYKRVIFGSATDLSTMVDSFAENGH
- the LOC105683614 gene encoding L-threonine ammonia-lyase isoform X7, translated to MEIYLKKDFLQSTGSFKERGARYALVMLSEEQKRAGVISASLGNHALALCYHGAKLGIPVTVVMPAVAPIMKIAACKQHGATVVVQGSDMGEAKRIAMTLAKEKVLTYINGYDHPHIMAGQGTLGLEVVEQVPDIDAIVVPVGGGGLIAGVALAIKTLHPHVTVIGVESERCASFTAARAAGFPTYTPIESTLADGLAVPMVGYNAFVTANPLIDKLVVVKEEWIAIAILKLVEVEKCIVEGAGATGLAAILAGHLDELKGKRVVLPLCGGNIDTTILGRCLERGLAAEGRLLKFTVTVSDRPGGIAELCRMLADIGVSIKDIMHERAWIMSDIFSVEVKVVCETRDIIHAQQLQDMLYKNYKRVIFGSATDLSTMVDSFAENGH